Proteins from a genomic interval of bacterium:
- a CDS encoding CBS domain-containing protein, giving the protein MRYLSHYLHRQVHFKKQHLGELVDWVMNARPTQAELAGLVILDNEGRERSISLNDVESLGHRYIYLKRSLGECPELAPADDQIRLAEHILDKQVVDTRKKKVYRVNDIEVEQEGERFLVRWVDAGLAGLLNRLGLPESLQPKPGKMQRRIAWADVEPLDPDLKSSFEKLSKMHPADIADIVEELGVTQGADLLERLDDETAAETLTEVEPEMQSDIMEEIKPQDAADIIEEMEPDDAADLISDLPQETARQIMNEMESEEKAEVQELLQYPEDSAGGIMNNDYLAVTRGLTVEQVLNKFRADQPEPEVAYNLIVTEAGEKLAGMLSLRDLVVAQPQSKIDDLIAPDTPSVRPDTPLSEVADLFSKYDLVMLPVVDHARQVLGVITVDDVIELMVPEKWKRSHRKRLI; this is encoded by the coding sequence TCGCACTATCTTCACCGCCAGGTGCATTTCAAAAAACAGCATCTGGGCGAACTGGTGGACTGGGTCATGAACGCCCGGCCCACCCAGGCCGAACTGGCCGGTCTGGTGATCCTGGACAATGAGGGACGGGAGAGGAGCATTTCCCTGAACGACGTGGAATCGCTGGGCCACCGCTACATCTATCTGAAACGGAGCCTGGGCGAATGCCCGGAGCTGGCTCCGGCCGATGACCAGATCCGGCTGGCCGAGCACATCCTGGACAAGCAGGTGGTGGACACCAGGAAGAAAAAAGTTTACCGGGTCAACGACATCGAAGTGGAGCAGGAGGGCGAACGCTTCCTGGTGCGCTGGGTGGACGCCGGGCTGGCCGGGCTTTTGAACCGGCTGGGCCTGCCGGAATCTCTGCAGCCCAAGCCGGGAAAGATGCAGCGGCGGATAGCCTGGGCCGACGTGGAGCCGCTGGATCCCGACCTGAAATCCAGCTTTGAAAAGCTTTCCAAGATGCATCCGGCTGACATCGCCGACATCGTGGAGGAGCTGGGGGTCACCCAAGGGGCGGATCTTTTGGAGCGGCTGGACGACGAGACCGCGGCCGAGACCCTGACCGAGGTGGAGCCGGAGATGCAGAGCGACATCATGGAGGAGATCAAGCCCCAGGACGCCGCCGACATCATCGAGGAGATGGAGCCGGACGACGCCGCCGACCTGATCTCCGACCTGCCCCAGGAGACCGCCCGCCAGATCATGAACGAGATGGAGTCCGAGGAAAAGGCCGAGGTCCAGGAACTGCTGCAGTACCCGGAGGACTCGGCCGGAGGCATCATGAACAACGATTACCTGGCGGTGACCAGGGGGCTGACGGTGGAGCAGGTGCTCAATAAGTTCCGGGCCGACCAGCCCGAGCCCGAAGTGGCCTATAACCTGATCGTGACCGAGGCCGGGGAAAAGCTGGCCGGGATGCTGTCTCTGCGCGACCTGGTGGTGGCCCAGCCCCAGTCCAAGATCGACGACCTGATCGCTCCCGACACCCCCTCGGTCCGCCCGGATACTCCCTTAAGCGAGGTGGCTGACCTGTTCTCCAAGTACGACCTGGTGATGCTGCCGGTGGTGGATCATGCCCGGCAGGTGCTGGGGGTGATCACGGTGGACGATGTGATAGAACTGATGGTCCCGGAAAAATGGAAACGCTCCCACCGCAAACGCCTGATCTGA